The proteins below are encoded in one region of Oncorhynchus nerka isolate Pitt River linkage group LG15, Oner_Uvic_2.0, whole genome shotgun sequence:
- the LOC115117926 gene encoding zinc finger protein 239-like: MTDKEVLELKEGEIVTLEEAGDLMNTRERPDSRSDSGKSPSGEPDPETPKPAGRQHPTSHCGKSFKRLWTLKEHGRTHTGEKPNHRSDFGKRFCQIDSLKRHKRIHTGENPHHCFQCGKGFTHLCYLKIHERIHSGVKPHHCSQCGKSFTHSGSLKKHEKTHSAEKPYHCSQCRKIFISLWHLRSHERAHTGEKPYHCSHCEKSFTQLGNLRTHEWIHTREKPYQCSLCGKSFTQLGNLNQHERTHTGGDKAYHCSQCENSFTRLRHLNKHERIHTQEEKTYHCSQCGQTFSQSEDLKSHERIERLCSDLCF, encoded by the exons atgactGACAAAGAAGTTTTGGAATTGAAGGAGGGGGAGATTGTCACATTAGAGGAGGCTGGAGATTTAATGAACACCA GAGAGAGGCCAGACTCTCGCTCTGACAGCGGGAAGAGTCCTTCAGGGGAACCAGACCCAGAGACGCCCAAACCAGCGGGACGACAACACCCCACCTCCcattgtggaaagagttttaagaGGTTATGGACACTAAAAGAGCatgggagaacacacacaggagaaaagcctaaCCACCGCTCAGACTTTGGGAAGAGGTTTTGCCAGATAGACAGCCTGAAACGACataagagaatacacacaggagaaaatcCTCACCACTGCTTCCAGTGTGGCAAGGGTTTTACCCATTTATgttacctgaaaatacatgagcGAATACACTCTGGAGTGAAGCCTCATCACTGTTCccaatgtggaaagagttttacccatTCAGGGAGCCTGAAAAAACACGAGAAAACACACTCAGCAGAGAAGCCCTATCACTGCTCCCAGTGTAGAAAAATATTTATCAGTTTATGGCACCTGAGATCGCATGAGAGGgcgcacacaggagagaagccatatCACTGTTCTCACTGTGAAAAGAGTTTTACCCAGTTAGGGAACCTGAGAACACATGAGTGGATACACACACGTGAAAAGCCCTACCAGTGCTCcttgtgtggaaagagttttacccagtTAGGAAACCTGAACCagcatgagaggacacacacaggaggggATAAGgcctaccactgctcccagtgtgaaaATAGTTTTACCCGGTTAAGGCATCTGAATAAGCACGAAAGAATacatacacaggaggagaagacataccactgctctcagtgtggacagacattttcccagtcagaggacCTGAAATCACATGAGAGAATAGAGAGGCTGTGTTCTGACTTATGTTTTTGA
- the LOC135560319 gene encoding gastrula zinc finger protein XlCGF7.1-like has protein sequence MVELLGVHVLLGSGKLGSGKSDMELLGIHVLLGRERPDSYSDSGSTSAEPDPEMPKPVKPHHCSQCGNTFFSSGDLKKHKRTHSVERPFQCSQCGKRFIQSSHLKEHKRIHTGEKPFQCSQCGNSFTRLRCLNRHKGIHTGEKPYHCCHCGQSFRWLVTLKTHERTHTGEKPFQCSQCGNAFTRLEKLKEHERIHTGEKPFQCLQCEKRFIQSWNLKEHERIHTGEKPFQCFQCGKSFTRLRYLSKHKEIHTGAKPYHCSHCGQSFRGLVSLKTHERIHTGEKYFNCSQCGITFTLLGSLKSHQRTHDKSHTTALIVEREHEIA, from the exons ATGGTGGAACTATTGGGCGTTCATGTGCTCCTGGGAAGTGGGAAACTAGGAAGTGGGAAGTCTGACATGGAACTATTGGGCATTCATGTGCTCCTGGGAA gagagagaccagactctTACTCTGACAGCGGGAGTACTTCAGCGGAACCAGACCCAGAGATGCCCAAACCAGTGAAACcacaccactgctcccaatgtggaaataCATTTTTCTCATCAGGGGACCTGAAAAAGCATAAGAGAACACACTCCGTAGAGAGGCCTTTCCAATGCTCTCAGTGTGGAAAGCGATTTATCCAGTCATCACATTTGAAAGAGCataagagaatacacacaggagagaagcctttccaatgctcccagtgtggaaatagTTTTACCCGGTTAAGGTGCCTGAATAGGCATAAaggaatacacacaggagagaagccttaccactgttgTCATTGTGGACAGAGTTTTAGGTGGTTAGTGACCCTGAAAACACATGAGAGGACACATACGGGAGAGAAGCCTTTCCAATGCTCCCAGTGTGGGAATGCTTTTACACGGTTAGAGAAGCTGAAAGAACATGAGAGAATTCACACTGGTGAAAAGCCTTTCCAATGCTTGCAGTGTGAAAAGAGATTTATCCAGTCATGGAATCTCAAAGAGCATGAGaggatacacacaggagagaagcctttccaatgcttccagtgtggaaagagttttacccggTTAAGGTACCTGAGTAAGCATAAAGAAATACACACGGGAGCGAAGCCTTACCACTGTTCTCATTGTGGACAGAGTTTTAGGGGGTTAGTAAGCCTTAAAACACATgaaagaatacacacaggagagaaatattTCAACTGCTCTCAATGTGGAATTACTTTTACCTTGTTAGGGAGCCTGAAATCACACCAGAGGACACATGATAAAAGCCATACCACTGCTCTCATTGTGGAAAGAGAACATGAAATCGCATGA